The genomic stretch AGAACAAAAGAGTGGAACAAGGAAAGGCTCTATGAGATTTTGGTGCAGTTAGAGTTCAAAAGCATAATAAAACGGTTAGGACTATCAGAAGTTGTTCAATTTGAATTTGTTCAGCAGCGAACCGATATACCTGACGTTGAACAAAAAGAGCTTGAAAGTATTTCACAAATAAGATCAAAAGAGATTCCATTAATGTTTGTCCAGGGCGAAAAATGTTTTTATTTATATGATCAAGAAAGTAATACTGTATTTGTAACAAGTAATAAACTTTTGATAGAGGAGATTTTAAAAAGTGACACTGTGAAAATTGTGTATGATTTGAAAAATATATTTCATCAACTCAACCTGGAAGACACTAATAATATTAAAAATTGCGAAGATGTAATGATTGCTTCCTATGTTCTTGACAGCACAAGAAGTTCATATGAGTTAGAAACGTTGTTTGTATCTTACTTGAACACTGAGATAGAAGCTGTAAGAAAAGACAAGAAAATAGTCTCTGTGGTACTTCTAAAACGGTTATGGGACGAGCTTTTAAGATTAATAGATTTAAATTCATGCCAGTTTTTATATGAGAATATAGAAAGACCTCTTATCCCAGTTCTATATGAAATGGAAAAAACAGGATTTAAGGTGGATAGAGATGCCCTTATCCAGTATACCAAAGAGATTGAAAACAAAATATTAAAACTTGAAACGCAGATATACCAGATTGCAGGTGAGTGGTTTAACATAAATTCACCGAAACAGCTTTCTTACATTTTGTTTGAAAAGCTAAAACTTCCTGTAATAAAGAAGACAAAAACAGGATATTCCACTGATGCCGAGGTTTTAGAAGAGCTTTTTGACAAACATGAAATAGTTCCTCTTATTTTGGATTACAGGATGTATACAAAGATACTGACAACTTACTGTCAGGGATTACTACAGGCAATAAATCCTTCTTCGGGTAGAGTTCATACAACCTTTATCCAAACAGGTACAGCCACAGGAAGACTTGCAAGCAGCGATCCTAATTTACAAAATATACCTGTAAAATATGATGAGGGGAAATTGATACGAAAGGTTTTTGTACCTGAAGGTGGACATGTACTGATTGATGCAGATTATTCCCAAATTGAACTGAGAATACTTGCCCATATTTCTGAAGATGAAAGACTTATAAGTGCTTTCAAAAATAATGTTGACATTCATTCTCAGACAGCAGCTGAGGTTTTTGGTGTAGACATAGCCGATGTTACTCCAGAGATGAGAAGTCAAGCTAAAGCAGTAAATTTTGGTATAGTTTATGGGATTTCTGATTATGGTCTTGCAAGGGATATTAAAATTTCCAGGAAAGAAGCTGCAGAGTTTATAAACAGGTATTTTGAGCGTTATCCCAAAGTTAAAGAGTATATAGATAATACTGTTAAGTTTGCTCGTGATAATGGATTTGTTTTGACTTTATTTAATAGAAAGAGATATATAAAAGACATAAAATCTACAAACAGAAACTTGAGGGGTTATGCAGAAAGGATTGCAATGAATTCGCCAATTCAGGGCAGTGCTGCTGATATCATGAAATTGGCAATGATTAAGGTTTATCAGAAACTTAAAGAAAACAATCTCAAATCAAAAATAATTTTGCAGGTACACGATGAGCTTTTAATTGAAGCCCCATACGAAGAAAAGGATATAGTAAAGGAAATAGTAAAAAGAGAAATGGAAAATGCGGTAACTTTAAAAGTACCTTTGGTAGTTGAAGTAAAAGAAGGACTGAACTGGTATGAGACAAAATAGAGTTTTGGGAATCACAGGGAAGATATGTTCGGGTAAGAGTACCATCAGTAGCATATTAGCGCAAAGTTATGGCTTTAAAGTAGTTGATGTTGATAAAGAATATCATACCCTTTTGGAAAAAAACGAAGAACTCAAAAAAAAGTTAACTGATGTTTTTGGGGAAGAAATATTGGTATCAGGGAAAATAGATCGAAACAGATTGAGAGCTTTGGTAACTGCTGACAAATCCCGTTTTGAGGTTCTAAATAAGATAACTCATAAATTTATTTTCGAAAGGGTAAACTATTTGGTTTTAGAGGTCTTTAAAGAATACCCAACTGTCATAGATGCTGCGCTTTTATTTGAAATAGGACTCAATAAACTCTGTTCTGTTGTATGGTTTGTTGAAGCAGAAGAAAATATATTGATTGAGAGAATAATAAAAAGAAATGGATGGAGTGAAAAGGAAATAAAATCTTTTTTAGAAAAACAAAAAATACTGGAGAGCTATAAGAATCTTGCTAATAGGGTTATTGTGAATAATTTTGATATTGAAGAATTAAAAAGTTTAATAAGAAAATATCTAAAAGAGGATGGATTGATTTGAAGAAGAAGGTTATAATAATAGTCTTACTACTTGTTCTTCTTTTATTTTTTGAAAGATTTTATTTTTTTGTTCTAAAGCAAATATATCCACTAAAGTTTTCTGAAAGCATAAGTAAATATAGCAGTGAAATAGGAGTAGATCCATATTTGATATGTGCGATAATAAAATCTGAAAGTAACTTTAACCAGTATGCAGTTTCAAAAAAAGGCGCTGTGGGACTTATGCAGCTTTCGCCTTCAACTGCAAAGTGGGTTGCTCAAAAGCTTAAAACGGAATACGTAGAAGAGAATCTCTATGATCCTGATTACAATATAAGGCTTGGTTCGTGGTATATAAAATATCTTATAGACTACTACTCTGGTGATACAAAGCTTGCAGTTGCAGCTTACAATGCTGGCATGACAAATGTAAATAAATGGCTTTCGATTAGAAAAAGAAGCACTATTGAAATAACAGAAATTCCTTTTAAAGAGACAAACCATTTTGTAAAAAGAGTTTTTAAGAGTTACGAGATGTACAAAAAACTTTATCCAAAAGCATTTAAAAATACAGATTATTAAGGAAAGCGCGGCACAGATTTTCCAAACATACGTTTGAAAATTGATGATTAATAAGATAAAATAAAATTTGGTGATTTAAGATGAAAAAATTTAAACTTGTTTCAGACTTCAAACCAACTGGTGACCAGCCAAAAGCAATAGAGATGTTAACAGAAGGCATTTTAAAGGGAGAAAAGTTTCAGACACTTTTAGGTGTTACAGGGTCTGGCAAAACATTCACAATGGCAAAGGTCATAGAGAATGTTCAAAGACCCACGCTTGTGCTGGCACATAACAAGACTTTAGCAGCACAGCTTTGTAGTGAGTTTAGAGAATTTTTCCCAGAAAATGCAGTGGAATTCTTTGTAAGTTACTATGACTATTATCAGCCTGAAGCTTATATTCCAGAAACTGACACGTATATTGAAAAGGATTCATCTATAAATGAAGAGATTGACAAACTCAGACACTCAGCTACATCTGCCTTATTTGAAAGAAGAGATGTTATAATTGTTGCAAGTGTATCATGTATTTACAGTTTGGGCAGTCCTGAAGATTATTTAAATCTTACTATTTCGTTGCGCCCCGGCATGACAAAAGACAGAGATGAGGTTATAAGAGACCTTATAAGAATGCAATATGAAAGAAATGACATTGATTTTAGAAGAGGAAGATTTAGAGTAAGAGGAGACGTACTCGAAGTTTTCCCTGCATCTAATACAGACAGGGCGATAAGAATAGAATTTTTTGGGGATGAGATAGAAAGAATCACAGAGTTTGATGTTGTAACAGGTGAAGTAATTGGTCGAAGAAACCATGTTGCAATTTTTCCAGCATCCCACTATGTGACAACTGCTGAGAAATTGAAAAGAGCGATAAAAAGTATAGAAGAAGAACTTGAACAAAGGCTAAAAGAGCTAAGAAGTATGGGTAAGCTTGTTGAGGCTCAGAGGCTTGAGCAGAGAACGCGCTATGA from Caldicellulosiruptor kronotskyensis 2002 encodes the following:
- the coaE gene encoding dephospho-CoA kinase (Dephospho-CoA kinase (CoaE) performs the final step in coenzyme A biosynthesis.) yields the protein MRQNRVLGITGKICSGKSTISSILAQSYGFKVVDVDKEYHTLLEKNEELKKKLTDVFGEEILVSGKIDRNRLRALVTADKSRFEVLNKITHKFIFERVNYLVLEVFKEYPTVIDAALLFEIGLNKLCSVVWFVEAEENILIERIIKRNGWSEKEIKSFLEKQKILESYKNLANRVIVNNFDIEELKSLIRKYLKEDGLI
- a CDS encoding lytic transglycosylase domain-containing protein; translation: MKKKVIIIVLLLVLLLFFERFYFFVLKQIYPLKFSESISKYSSEIGVDPYLICAIIKSESNFNQYAVSKKGAVGLMQLSPSTAKWVAQKLKTEYVEENLYDPDYNIRLGSWYIKYLIDYYSGDTKLAVAAYNAGMTNVNKWLSIRKRSTIEITEIPFKETNHFVKRVFKSYEMYKKLYPKAFKNTDY
- the polA gene encoding DNA polymerase I, encoding MKLVIFDGNSILYRAFFALPELTTSNNIPTNAIYGFVNVILKYLEQEKPDYVAVAFDKKGREARKSEYQEYKANRKPMPDNLQVQIPYVREILYAFNIPIIEFEGYEADDVIGSLVNQFKNTGLDIVIITGDRDTLQLLDKNVVVKIVSTKFDRTMEDLYTIENIKEKYGVWANQVPDYKALVGDQSDNIPGVKGIGEKSAQKLLEEYSSLEEIYQNLDKIKSSIREKLEAGKDMAFLSKRLATIVCDLPLNVKLEDLRTKEWNKERLYEILVQLEFKSIIKRLGLSEVVQFEFVQQRTDIPDVEQKELESISQIRSKEIPLMFVQGEKCFYLYDQESNTVFVTSNKLLIEEILKSDTVKIVYDLKNIFHQLNLEDTNNIKNCEDVMIASYVLDSTRSSYELETLFVSYLNTEIEAVRKDKKIVSVVLLKRLWDELLRLIDLNSCQFLYENIERPLIPVLYEMEKTGFKVDRDALIQYTKEIENKILKLETQIYQIAGEWFNINSPKQLSYILFEKLKLPVIKKTKTGYSTDAEVLEELFDKHEIVPLILDYRMYTKILTTYCQGLLQAINPSSGRVHTTFIQTGTATGRLASSDPNLQNIPVKYDEGKLIRKVFVPEGGHVLIDADYSQIELRILAHISEDERLISAFKNNVDIHSQTAAEVFGVDIADVTPEMRSQAKAVNFGIVYGISDYGLARDIKISRKEAAEFINRYFERYPKVKEYIDNTVKFARDNGFVLTLFNRKRYIKDIKSTNRNLRGYAERIAMNSPIQGSAADIMKLAMIKVYQKLKENNLKSKIILQVHDELLIEAPYEEKDIVKEIVKREMENAVTLKVPLVVEVKEGLNWYETK